The following coding sequences are from one Bufo bufo chromosome 2, aBufBuf1.1, whole genome shotgun sequence window:
- the LOC120992110 gene encoding gastrula zinc finger protein XlCGF57.1-like has protein sequence MEEWEYVEGHKDLYEDVTIKEHQPLISPGRSSKRRTPERCPSPHPPQDHQLLNWDIPTKTETYVRGDDQCKEKISTDTHTDDCTRSSKGHLISSEFKADDRGVTQEHAIFSDTPSALHSKDQSSDPPKHLSSDSPQTVRQNRHSEGEKPFSCSECVKCYTHKSDLIRHQRVHTGEKPFSCSECGKCFTDRSNLISHERIHTGEKRFSCSECGKSYTRKSQVVIHQRSHTGEKPFSCLECGKCFTRKSELLEHQTLHTGEKPYSCSECEKAYSTKSLLAKHHRTHTGEKPFSCSECGKCFTQQSHVVKHQRIHTGEKPFSCLVCGKCFTVKIRFLEHQRIHTGEKPYSCSECGKGYRMKSHLVIHQRTHTGEKPFSCSECGQCFSQQIHLVRHQRIHTGEKPFSCSECGKGFTLKMNFLEHQRTHTGEKPYSCSECGKCYSLKAILVKHQRTHTGEKPFSCFECGKCFTQQSNLIAHQRIHTGEKSFSCSECGKSFSQKSHLVKHQRSHTGEKPFSCSECGKYFTQKSHLVKHQRTHTGEKPFSCLECGKHFKVKLSLVKHQRSHKGDDVAKPSM, from the exons CTTTTGAATTGGGACATTCCTACAAAgacagagacatatgtgaggggtgatgaccaGTGTAAGGAGAAAATTTCTACAGATACCCACACAG atgactgtaccaggagCTCAAAGGGACATCTGATATCTTCGGAGTTTAAAGCAGATGATCGTGGTGTCACGCAAGAGCATGCCATTTTCTCAGATACACCCTCAGCGCTTCACAGTAAAGATCAATCATCTGATCCTCCTAAACATCTATCTTCTGATTCACCTCAGACTGTAAGACAGAATAGACATAGcgaaggggagaagccattttcatgttcagaatgtgttaAATGTTATACTCACAAATCAGATCTTATTAgacatcagagagttcacacaggagagaagccgttttcatgctcagaatgtgggaaatgttttacagatagatCAAATCTTATTtcacatgagagaattcatacaggagagaagagattttcatgttcggaatgtggAAAAAGTTATACTCGGAAATCACaagttgttatacatcagagaagtcacacaggagagaagccgttttcatgcctagaatgtgggaaatgttttaccagGAAATCAGAGCTTCTTGAACATCAAACAttacacacaggagagaagccatattcatgttctgaatgtgaaaAAGCTTATAGTACTAAATCACTACTTGCTAAACATCACAGAACTCACacgggggagaagccattttcctgttcagaatgtggcaaatgtttcacCCAGCAATCACATGTTGTTaaacatcaaagaattcacacaggtgagaagccattttcttgtttagtatgtgggaaatgttttaccgtGAAAATACGTTTTCTTGAACATCAAAgaattcatacaggagagaagccatattcatgttcagaatgtgggaaagggTATAGaatgaaatcacatcttgttatacatcagagaactcacacgggggagaagccattctcttgttcagaatgtgggcaATGTTTCAGCCAGCAAATACATCTTGTTAggcatcaaagaattcacacgggagagaagccattttcatgttcagaatgtgggaaaggcTTTACGTTGAAAATGAATTTTCTTGAAcatcaaagaactcacacaggagagaagccgtattcatgttcagaatgtgggaaatgttatagTCTTAAAGCAatacttgttaaacatcagagaactcacacaggggagaagccattttcttgttttgaatgtgggaaatgtttcacccAGCAATCAAACCTTATTgcacatcaaagaattcacacaggagaaaagtccttttcatgttcagaatgtggtaaaagTTTTAgccagaaatcacatcttgttaaacatcagagaagtcacacaggagagaaaccattttcatgttcagaatgtggaaaatattttacccagaaatcacatcttgttaaacatcagagaactcacacaggggagaagccattttcatgtttggAATGTGGGAAACATTTTAAAGTTAAATTaagtcttgttaaacatcagagaagtcacaaggGTGATGATGTGGCCAAGCCAAGCATGTGA